Proteins encoded together in one Chryseobacterium sp. G0201 window:
- a CDS encoding outer membrane beta-barrel family protein: protein MKKLSILFALISTTLVCAQTIDKKASDTLKDHQVKTIQEVTIVGKKAVVENKVDKIVYNVANDITSQSGAAIDVLRKVPQVTVDADGNVELQGNPNVRFLINGKPSSIFGNSLADALASIPASQIKSIEAVTSPGARYDAQGTGGIINIVLNENKVKGINGLINASAGTRFETGSLNLNFRNNNFSLNTFFSGNAQLKSRTPFSQDRISHTATTQTRLLQDGYTDFQRHGYRTGLGFDWTINKTNTLTGYISYNDFANKSIGLINQQQYINDFSHSTEQSIIGYRTSDNRSSVNSIDGNLSYRKTFQKEGQELTADYVVSYGSPKSNYLQTQSLTGAVFPYDGFSGSNPGTDTSHNLSVDYVQPINDQITLEMGTKAIFQHITTNTDVNVLDVFSGQYEFDPFQSYHLKYDVGVYAAYISSSLKLFNNWLDVRAGARYEYTTVKIDYQNTNIPSYSLLVPSFILSHKFDSGETIKLAYTRRVERPEYAELNPFLNFSDPHNITTGNPALKPELGDNMELGYNKNFENGANLSFTLTERINSQDLKQITTFYPIYTVSGINYTNVSVTRRDNIGKEYNSGGILSGSVAFLNNKLNLRGNMMVFHRYIVSNYFGNVDMGMRYRLNLNLNYLFPKDFIVEAFGNYNSAAKNIQGKNPQSITYSIAARKQFWNKKASIGITTTNPFNKYIKQATTVETGDYSSSSIRYLPLRSFGISFSYKFGKDFKKEKDISDDYLNAASQGN, encoded by the coding sequence TTGAAAAAACTATCAATTCTTTTCGCTTTAATATCGACAACTTTAGTCTGTGCTCAAACTATAGACAAGAAAGCATCTGACACTTTAAAAGACCATCAGGTTAAAACCATTCAGGAAGTTACCATTGTCGGCAAAAAAGCGGTTGTTGAAAATAAAGTTGATAAGATTGTTTACAATGTTGCCAATGACATAACCTCACAAAGTGGAGCCGCAATAGATGTTTTGAGAAAAGTTCCACAGGTAACGGTGGATGCAGACGGAAATGTGGAGTTACAGGGAAATCCGAATGTCAGATTCCTGATCAACGGAAAACCTTCCAGCATATTTGGGAATAGTCTTGCCGATGCGCTGGCTTCTATTCCTGCTAGTCAGATCAAGAGCATTGAAGCGGTTACTAGTCCCGGAGCAAGATACGATGCGCAAGGAACGGGCGGGATCATCAATATTGTCCTGAACGAAAACAAAGTAAAAGGAATCAACGGATTGATTAACGCGTCTGCCGGAACTCGTTTTGAAACAGGATCTTTGAATCTGAATTTCAGAAATAATAATTTCAGCTTAAATACCTTTTTCAGCGGAAATGCACAGCTGAAATCCAGAACACCTTTTTCACAAGATAGGATTTCTCATACAGCTACCACTCAAACCCGATTATTGCAGGACGGCTACACCGATTTTCAGAGACACGGTTATCGTACGGGATTGGGCTTTGATTGGACAATCAACAAAACAAACACCTTAACAGGTTACATTTCTTACAATGATTTTGCCAATAAAAGCATCGGTTTGATCAACCAGCAACAATATATTAATGATTTTTCTCATTCAACCGAACAGTCGATCATTGGTTATAGAACTTCAGACAACCGTTCTTCGGTAAATTCTATTGATGGAAATTTGAGCTATAGAAAAACGTTCCAAAAAGAAGGACAGGAATTGACGGCTGATTATGTGGTAAGTTACGGTTCGCCAAAAAGTAATTATTTGCAAACTCAGAGTCTGACAGGAGCTGTATTTCCATATGATGGCTTTTCTGGAAGCAATCCCGGAACGGATACCAGTCATAATTTGTCGGTAGATTATGTACAGCCGATCAATGACCAAATTACATTGGAAATGGGTACAAAAGCCATTTTCCAGCACATTACAACAAATACGGATGTGAATGTTTTAGATGTTTTTTCAGGACAATATGAATTTGATCCTTTCCAGTCTTACCATTTGAAATATGATGTGGGAGTTTATGCCGCATATATTTCCTCTTCATTAAAATTATTTAATAACTGGCTTGATGTAAGAGCAGGGGCACGTTACGAATATACGACGGTAAAAATAGATTATCAGAATACCAATATTCCATCATACAGTTTGCTCGTGCCGTCATTCATTTTGTCTCATAAATTTGACAGTGGCGAAACGATAAAATTAGCCTATACAAGAAGAGTTGAAAGACCGGAATATGCTGAATTAAACCCATTCTTAAATTTCAGCGATCCTCATAATATCACAACAGGAAATCCTGCATTGAAGCCGGAATTAGGGGATAATATGGAATTAGGTTACAATAAGAATTTTGAAAACGGCGCTAATCTTTCATTCACCCTTACAGAAAGGATCAACAGTCAGGATCTGAAACAAATCACTACTTTTTACCCAATTTATACGGTAAGCGGTATAAATTATACAAATGTTTCAGTAACCAGAAGAGATAACATCGGCAAGGAATATAATTCTGGTGGAATATTGTCAGGTTCTGTTGCTTTTTTAAATAATAAATTAAATCTTCGTGGTAATATGATGGTTTTTCACCGATATATCGTCAGTAATTATTTTGGGAACGTTGATATGGGAATGCGTTACCGCCTGAATTTAAATCTGAATTACTTATTTCCAAAAGATTTTATCGTAGAAGCATTTGGGAATTATAATTCTGCGGCGAAAAATATTCAGGGTAAAAATCCACAGTCGATCACTTACAGTATAGCAGCGAGAAAACAGTTCTGGAATAAAAAAGCAAGTATTGGAATTACAACAACCAATCCTTTCAACAAGTATATCAAACAGGCGACAACTGTTGAGACTGGTGATTACAGCTCATCTTCTATACGTTATTTACCGCTTCGTTCTTTCGGGATCAGCTTCAGTTATAAGTTTGGAAAAGATTTTAAAAAGGAAAAAGATATCAGTGATGATTATTTGAATGCGGCTTCTCAAGGAAATTAA
- a CDS encoding LytTR family transcriptional regulator DNA-binding domain-containing protein, whose translation MKKINLYTITFLAISIVILLISFFSFRYLYSSSKKDVFDSTFEAGKREAREIGKLLELQLKQGLSKETVIQNLQSSIVNTDTQSGFICMYNQKGIELCHPNPALIGRKVEKNSSEFIVDNDKQFDFLEILNSGKANTGIHNFNRNSNRTSEIVSFYPVEGSNWMVASHANIEVIEKQISDLYLTFLIVFLLATLSILGISFFLIRMIYKKYENQKNNEIKNLNDEVNTLTAINTQLHLIHEKHRESNNNFTSEESTENSKKRIITYHKDELISLETSDIAYFFLENNIVYIKTCSGNQYSINSSLDELIKTLDPQTFYRANRQFIINVKAINNILVYGKNQLKLVVKPESEEVILISKNRVAEFKKWLEQ comes from the coding sequence ATGAAAAAGATCAATCTTTATACCATCACTTTTCTCGCAATAAGTATTGTTATTTTACTTATCAGTTTTTTTTCCTTCCGATATTTATATTCGTCTTCTAAAAAAGATGTTTTCGACAGTACGTTTGAGGCCGGGAAAAGAGAAGCGAGGGAAATTGGTAAATTGTTAGAGCTACAGCTTAAACAAGGTCTTTCAAAAGAAACGGTTATTCAGAATCTTCAAAGCAGCATTGTCAATACAGATACTCAAAGTGGATTTATTTGTATGTATAATCAAAAGGGTATTGAACTTTGTCATCCCAATCCGGCTTTAATTGGTCGTAAAGTAGAGAAAAACAGCTCAGAATTTATTGTAGATAATGACAAGCAGTTTGATTTTCTGGAAATTCTAAATTCTGGAAAAGCCAATACGGGAATACATAATTTTAATAGAAACTCAAACCGCACCTCTGAAATTGTAAGTTTTTATCCTGTAGAAGGCAGTAATTGGATGGTAGCTTCACACGCTAATATTGAGGTAATCGAAAAGCAGATTTCTGATTTATATTTAACTTTTTTAATTGTATTCTTACTTGCCACTTTATCAATTCTCGGAATAAGTTTCTTTCTGATTAGAATGATTTATAAAAAATATGAAAATCAAAAAAATAATGAGATTAAAAACCTTAATGATGAAGTCAATACTTTAACGGCAATCAATACACAGCTTCATTTAATTCACGAAAAACATAGAGAAAGCAATAACAATTTCACAAGCGAAGAATCAACCGAAAATTCAAAAAAAAGAATTATTACCTATCATAAAGATGAATTAATCTCTTTAGAAACCTCAGATATTGCTTATTTCTTTCTTGAGAACAATATTGTTTATATTAAAACATGTTCGGGAAATCAATATTCAATCAACTCGAGTCTCGATGAATTGATTAAAACTTTAGATCCTCAAACATTTTACAGAGCCAATCGCCAATTTATTATTAATGTGAAAGCGATTAACAATATTCTTGTGTATGGCAAAAATCAATTAAAACTTGTCGTAAAACCCGAAAGTGAAGAAGTGATACTCATCAGTAAAAATAGAGTTGCAGAATTCAAGAAATGGCTGGAACAGTAA
- a CDS encoding heme-binding domain-containing protein: MKNRNKLILVLLIGFVGLQFFRPEEIDHGTKAQNLTNVPKEVNAILRSSCFDCHSSETNLRWYDKITPANFLVTSHIKEARGVLNFSKWDTWPKAQQNSTIYYAINKVLSGEMPLPSYATVHSSAKLSQEQIQTLKNYALSLAPRKVSDDSQIKEAEKQYNSWINGELKKPHIKDAPNGIHYFPDYRNWKAISTTDRFDNGTMRIIFGNDIAVKAIQDHRVNPWPDGAVFAKTVWKQQTQKDESISSGEFLAVEFMIKDAEKYSKTKGWGWARWKGSDLKPYGGDIPNFEQECIECHKPVADRDYVFTPPLYLISQLKKIQTK, from the coding sequence ATGAAAAATAGAAATAAACTGATCTTGGTTTTGCTTATCGGATTTGTCGGTTTACAGTTTTTTCGACCTGAAGAAATTGATCACGGAACAAAAGCACAAAACCTGACCAATGTTCCAAAGGAAGTCAATGCAATTTTGAGAAGCTCATGTTTTGATTGTCACTCCTCAGAAACGAATTTAAGATGGTATGATAAAATTACTCCTGCCAATTTTCTGGTTACGTCTCACATTAAAGAAGCTCGCGGAGTATTAAACTTTTCAAAATGGGATACCTGGCCAAAAGCGCAACAGAATTCAACGATTTATTATGCGATCAACAAAGTTTTGTCCGGTGAAATGCCACTTCCGAGTTATGCCACCGTTCATTCATCGGCAAAATTGAGTCAGGAACAGATTCAAACGTTAAAAAATTATGCTTTATCACTTGCTCCTCGTAAAGTTTCGGATGATTCTCAAATAAAAGAAGCAGAAAAGCAATACAATTCTTGGATAAATGGAGAGTTAAAAAAACCTCATATAAAAGATGCTCCGAATGGAATACATTATTTTCCGGATTACCGAAACTGGAAAGCCATCAGTACAACAGATCGCTTTGATAACGGAACGATGCGAATTATTTTTGGTAATGATATTGCGGTGAAAGCAATTCAGGATCATAGAGTAAATCCGTGGCCGGATGGAGCTGTCTTTGCAAAAACGGTTTGGAAACAGCAGACGCAAAAAGATGAAAGTATTTCTTCAGGTGAATTTTTAGCAGTAGAATTTATGATTAAAGATGCTGAAAAGTATTCAAAAACAAAAGGCTGGGGCTGGGCGAGATGGAAAGGTAGTGATCTAAAACCTTATGGAGGTGATATCCCAAATTTTGAACAGGAATGTATTGAATGTCATAAGCCTGTGGCAGATCGGGATTATGTTTTTACACCACCGTTATATTTGATTTCTCAACTTAAAAAAATTCAGACAAAATGA
- a CDS encoding L,D-transpeptidase produces the protein MKKSFLYSCIIALFLISCKKEIEKINDTLKDTSSSTSETPAAKTDSIKKDSVVMKESVPPTMQETGFYNAFILPKDKKMRDSIYSEFSKKYSERERYAILALNRLDSKNKWNADTLVVPAKIDTTLMSYSPFPMQMDVLSGVKKFVIFSYPIQAYGVYSNGTLVKWGPTSMGKKAAQTTRGLTFANWKKKLSISSVSSEWKLPYNFNIFNTGGIGWHQYDLPGYPASHSCLRLLMKDAQWLYSYADTWVLNPGGATTKAKGTAVMVFGDYKWGARKPWKKLLDDPNANNISVEQMSKLIEPNIEKILKEQDNRERVVDSMKAAKAQIEQMPENPKTLAP, from the coding sequence GTGAAAAAATCATTCCTATACAGCTGTATAATCGCATTGTTTTTAATTTCATGTAAAAAAGAAATTGAAAAAATTAACGACACTTTAAAAGATACTTCAAGTTCTACATCAGAAACTCCTGCTGCAAAAACAGATTCGATAAAGAAAGATTCTGTAGTCATGAAAGAATCTGTACCTCCAACCATGCAGGAAACAGGCTTTTATAATGCATTTATTCTTCCAAAGGATAAAAAAATGAGAGATTCTATATATTCTGAATTCAGCAAGAAGTATAGTGAGAGAGAGCGTTATGCTATTTTAGCTTTAAACAGATTAGATTCAAAAAATAAATGGAATGCCGATACTTTGGTTGTTCCTGCAAAAATAGATACCACTTTGATGTCTTATTCACCTTTCCCAATGCAGATGGATGTGTTGAGTGGTGTGAAAAAGTTTGTTATTTTTTCTTACCCGATTCAGGCATACGGGGTTTATTCTAACGGAACTTTAGTGAAATGGGGTCCGACAAGTATGGGAAAAAAAGCAGCACAGACGACAAGAGGTCTTACGTTTGCCAACTGGAAAAAGAAATTATCGATTTCCAGCGTAAGCAGCGAATGGAAATTACCTTACAACTTCAATATTTTTAATACAGGCGGAATCGGATGGCATCAATATGACCTTCCCGGCTATCCTGCATCACATTCATGTTTAAGATTATTAATGAAAGATGCGCAATGGCTTTATTCTTACGCTGATACTTGGGTTCTGAACCCCGGAGGTGCCACTACTAAAGCAAAAGGAACTGCCGTAATGGTTTTCGGAGATTACAAGTGGGGGGCAAGAAAACCATGGAAAAAACTATTGGATGATCCTAATGCCAATAATATTTCGGTGGAACAAATGAGCAAGCTTATTGAGCCAAATATTGAAAAGATACTAAAAGAACAGGACAACAGAGAAAGAGTAGTAGATTCTATGAAAGCGGCAAAAGCACAAATCGAGCAAATGCCGGAGAATCCTAAAACTCTTGCTCCCTAA
- a CDS encoding PDZ domain-containing protein: MILFLSIFVNAQNSFEIKDAKKTVVPFKFINNLIFIPVTINGVELTFLLDTGVAETLLFSLENKEMKLTNIEKIKFSGLGGDLSIDGLKSDNNIGVIGKNCINKSMTLFIIVNQEFNISSHVGIPVNGVIGYHLFKDNPISIDYSSKKITIYSDKNLFQKKVRKSEELPITIEKSKPYIYADIEMTNEKKSSKLLIDLGNSDPIWLFPALIKDFVYNRPNIEDFLGRGFNGDIFGKRSRIHNFYLGDFKFEKPLTAMPDEYSIQHVHLVVDRKGSVGGEIMRRFTVGFDYPNQKLYLRKNRDFDDPFHFNMSGLDFKQDGLQWQQDLVKIETTKTTSSASEFTASNDKFQYKFVLKPIFSISGVRKDSPGDKAGFRKDDQVLTINGNKTSEMTLEKIMELMKSYEGRTINILIQRKTERLTLSFELEDPIPYQE; the protein is encoded by the coding sequence ATGATTTTATTCTTAAGCATTTTTGTAAATGCCCAGAATAGTTTTGAAATAAAAGATGCAAAAAAAACGGTTGTTCCTTTTAAATTTATTAATAATTTAATCTTCATTCCTGTTACAATAAATGGTGTTGAGCTTACTTTTTTACTCGATACAGGCGTTGCGGAAACATTACTTTTCAGTTTAGAAAATAAAGAAATGAAACTCACCAATATCGAAAAAATAAAATTTTCAGGATTGGGTGGCGATCTAAGTATTGATGGTTTAAAATCTGACAACAACATTGGTGTAATCGGGAAAAACTGCATTAATAAATCAATGACTCTTTTCATTATTGTGAATCAGGAGTTCAATATTTCTTCTCATGTGGGGATTCCCGTGAATGGAGTTATTGGTTATCATTTATTTAAAGACAATCCTATTTCAATAGATTATTCTTCAAAGAAAATAACGATTTATAGTGATAAAAACCTGTTTCAAAAAAAGGTTAGAAAATCTGAAGAACTTCCCATCACAATTGAAAAAAGTAAGCCTTATATCTACGCAGATATAGAAATGACCAACGAAAAGAAAAGTTCAAAATTATTAATTGACCTCGGAAATAGTGATCCGATTTGGCTTTTTCCGGCACTAATTAAAGATTTTGTTTATAACAGACCTAATATTGAAGATTTTTTGGGTAGAGGATTTAATGGAGATATCTTTGGGAAAAGAAGTAGAATTCATAACTTTTATCTGGGAGATTTTAAGTTTGAAAAACCGCTTACAGCAATGCCTGACGAATATTCTATTCAGCATGTACACTTGGTTGTGGACAGGAAAGGCTCTGTCGGAGGTGAGATCATGCGTAGGTTTACGGTTGGTTTTGATTATCCCAATCAGAAATTATATTTAAGAAAGAACAGGGATTTTGATGATCCTTTCCATTTTAATATGAGCGGACTCGATTTTAAACAGGACGGACTCCAATGGCAGCAAGATCTTGTAAAAATTGAAACAACTAAAACAACAAGTTCAGCAAGTGAGTTCACTGCATCTAATGATAAATTTCAATATAAATTTGTATTAAAACCTATATTTTCGATTTCCGGAGTAAGAAAAGATTCTCCCGGTGACAAAGCAGGCTTTAGAAAAGATGATCAAGTATTAACCATCAATGGAAATAAAACCTCAGAAATGACTTTAGAAAAGATCATGGAATTGATGAAATCCTATGAAGGCAGAACCATTAATATTCTCATACAGAGAAAAACCGAGAGATTAACGTTGAGTTTTGAGCTGGAAGACCCTATACCCTATCAAGAATAA
- a CDS encoding alpha/beta hydrolase — protein sequence MNLDYIVREPENISSNTPILFMLHGYGSNEQDLFSFRETLPADWIIVSFRAPRETQFEGYSWFDIDFNNSENFIDVDQAKESLNNVLESILKIVNHYGLTESKTHLCGFSQGGILCYSLALKYPEMFNYVACLSSFPEEKLLDNIVKDKKKLEHLRFFVSHGSDDAVIPMEWGRKAADLLYDLSCYFTFREYMSGHGVNQKNYMDLMEFFSK from the coding sequence ATGAATTTAGATTACATCGTAAGAGAACCTGAGAACATTTCATCAAATACTCCTATTCTTTTTATGCTTCACGGTTATGGAAGCAACGAACAAGACCTTTTCAGTTTCAGAGAAACACTTCCCGCAGACTGGATCATCGTAAGTTTCAGAGCTCCGAGAGAAACTCAGTTTGAAGGATATTCTTGGTTTGATATAGATTTTAATAATTCTGAAAATTTCATAGATGTAGACCAAGCAAAAGAATCATTAAACAATGTCTTGGAAAGCATTCTGAAAATCGTCAATCATTACGGATTAACGGAAAGCAAAACTCATCTTTGCGGTTTCAGTCAGGGTGGTATCCTTTGTTATTCTTTAGCATTAAAATATCCTGAAATGTTCAATTACGTAGCATGTTTAAGCAGTTTTCCGGAGGAAAAACTTCTGGATAATATCGTAAAAGACAAAAAGAAATTAGAACACCTTCGATTTTTCGTTTCGCACGGTTCGGATGATGCTGTAATTCCTATGGAATGGGGAAGAAAAGCTGCCGATCTGTTGTATGACCTTAGTTGTTACTTTACCTTCAGAGAATATATGAGCGGACACGGCGTAAATCAAAAAAATTATATGGATCTGATGGAATTTTTCTCAAAATAA